The Leifsonia sp. ZF2019 DNA segment GATACGGGGCAGGGCGAGGGACAGCAGGCGGTCGAGGAACTCCCACATGCGGTCGCCGCGCAGCGTGACGTGCGCGCCGATCGGCTGGCCCTCGCGCAGCTTGAACTGCGCGATGGACTTGCGGGCCTTGGTGACCTGCGGCTTCTGGCCGGTGATGAGCGTGAGGTCTGCGACCGCGCCATCGATGACCTTGCCGTCGCGGGCCGCCTCGCCGACACCCATGTTGACGACGATCTTCACCAGACCGGGCACCTGGTGCACGTTGGTGAAGCCGAAGCCGCCCTGGAGCTGCTTGGCGATCTCGGTCTTGTACTTCTGCTTGAGGCGGGGCTGGATTTTGCCAGACTCCACTGCAGTGTCAGTCATTACAGGTCCTTACCAGACTTCTTGGCGTAACGAACGCGGACCGTCTTGGTGACGCCGTCCTTCGTAACGGTCTCGGTGCGGAAGCCGACGCGGGTCGGCTTCTTGGTCTCGGGGTCGACCAGGGCCACGTTGGAGACGTGGATCGAGGCCTCGTGGGTCTCGATGCCGCCGGTCTTCGTGCCACGCTGCGTCTGGCCGACGCGGACGTGCTTGGTGACGAAGTTGACGCCCTCGACGATCACGCGGTTCTTCTCGACCAGGACCTCGATGACACGACCCTGCTTGCCGCGGTCACCACCACGGGCCTGCGAGCGGCCCGTGATGACCTCGACGAGGTCGCCCTTCTTGATGTTCGCCATGGCTTACAGCACCTCCGGAGCGAGCGAGATGATCTTCATGAACTTCTTGTCGCGGAGCTCACGGCCGACCGGCCCGAAGATGCGGGTGCCACGGGGGTCACCGTCGTTCTTCAGGATGACGGCGGCGTTCTCGTCGAACTTGATGTACGAGCCGTCCTGGCGGCGGGTGTTCTTCCGCACGCGGACG contains these protein-coding regions:
- the rplX gene encoding 50S ribosomal protein L24, which produces MANIKKGDLVEVITGRSQARGGDRGKQGRVIEVLVEKNRVIVEGVNFVTKHVRVGQTQRGTKTGGIETHEASIHVSNVALVDPETKKPTRVGFRTETVTKDGVTKTVRVRYAKKSGKDL
- the rplN gene encoding 50S ribosomal protein L14 produces the protein MIQQESRLKVADNTGAKELLTIRVLGGSSRRYAGLGDVIVATVKDAIPGGNVKKGDVVKAVVVRVRKNTRRQDGSYIKFDENAAVILKNDGDPRGTRIFGPVGRELRDKKFMKIISLAPEVL
- the rplE gene encoding 50S ribosomal protein L5, yielding MTDTAVESGKIQPRLKQKYKTEIAKQLQGGFGFTNVHQVPGLVKIVVNMGVGEAARDGKVIDGAVADLTLITGQKPQVTKARKSIAQFKLREGQPIGAHVTLRGDRMWEFLDRLLSLALPRIRDFRGLSDKQFDGNGNYTFGLTEQSMFHEINQDRIDRVRGMDITVVTTAKNDEEGRALLKQLGFPFRSAETAN